Genomic DNA from Paenibacillus sp. KS-LC4:
CAGACGTCTCAGTTTGCTGGGGCTCAGGGTTATTTTACAGAAAAATAAAGCAAAAACAGCCCGGCAGCTGTCCTGAATGGACGCTGCCGGGCTGTTCAATTTCCTGTTTACAATGCTCTAACAGGCTTAACGTTGCGAAAGCGGCTTACCAGAAAAATCTGCCCGCGAGTACGCTCTCTTGCAGAAGCTTCAAGGTATCGGCTGGAAGCTCTGTTTCCATACGGGAAAGCACATCTGCTTTTTTGTAATATTCATTCGACATATGAATCGTCTGATGCTCATTCGAAGCATCCAGACGCAAAATGCGATTAGCGCCATCCTTTGCAGTCCATGGCGTCCATGCTGGCAAAGAGCTGGCATTGGGATTGCCGGTGTAAAGGAAGTTTTTCCAGTAGCCATGAATGGCTGCTGTCAGCTCATTTCGTCCTGGCTCATTTTGCTCGGAGAAATAGCCGTCTGGGAAATAAGCAGCAATGCCGGCCTTGCGTCCAAGAATGAAATCCATGTCCGAGCCGTGTGTGGCGCCAATTAATTGCTGTAGGGCGCTTGAAATGACGCCATCCTGTGTACCCCATGCAAAACGGTAAGCGTATACGGCAGGCTGCCCAGAACGAGCCGTCAGCACCTCGGCTGCGCGCTCTGCGTTGAAGCCGGAATAGAGCTCACTGCCATATTTGATGGCCGCTGCATATTGCGGCCCCTTCACAGTGTCCTCCAGCAGGCTGCCGTCAGCAAAGCCTGCGGCGAATGCGGGATCACTCAAGGCGAATGCGGAAAACTCCGTCGCTGTGCTGCCCAAAATCATCGGAACCTGTGCATATTTGCCGCTTTTCAATGCATCAAAGCCTTCCGCTGGCAGCACCGTGCCATCGCTGAATAAATGCGGGAACGGTGCCATGCGGATGGCCGTTCCACCGAACTGCTGCACAAGGTCCGCAGCAGGCTGCTTACGCAAATACGCCGCGAGCTGCTCGGCTGTTTGGCCGGTCACCCATTTGGCCGCTGCCGCTTCATCGGCTGCTGTGCCATCCGCAACGGCTAGCTTCGCCAGCACGCTGTTCACCTTAGCGTCGCCGTCCGCCGTTGTTGCGGTCGTCATGCCGCCGCTTAGCACAATAGCTTTCTGAAACAGCCCTTGGCTCAGTGGAGAGATGACGGCCGCCATGACATCGCGGCCACCAGCCGATTGGCCGGAAAGTGTCACATTGGCAGCGTCGCCGCCGAATCCGGCAATGTTATCTTTTACCCATTTGAGCGCCTGAAAAATATCCAGCAGGCCATAGTTGCCTGAATCCTGAACGGCATCGCCTGTTGCTAGAGAAGGGTGATGAAGGAAGCCCAGCGCGCCAAGGCGGTAGTTGATGGAAACGACGATGCTGTTCGTCGCTTCGGCCAGCAGATCGCCTTTGAAGTCTTTGCCGGAGCCGGTCATATTGCCGCCGCCATGCGCGAAGACGAGAACGGGCAGGCTAGTGCTGCTGTCAGCCGGCCGCCAAATGTTCAAATACAGGCAGTCTTCGCTGCCTGCCGCCTTGCCAGCTGCGAGCTGGGTGCAATTCGCAGCGAAAGCGCTCGTCTCAAGCGTGCTTGTCCAAGCTGCTGGCGCCTGCGGTGCTTGCCAGCGAAGCTCGCCAACCGGCGGCTTCGCATAAGGCACGCCGAGCCAGCTTAGCGTGCTGCTCGCTTCATCCTTGGCGCCTTTAATTGTGCCATAGGCGGTTTGTTGGGTCACGTCAGCAACGAAGGGCGCTTGTGCCGCTTGTTTTTTTAGTAGCGAAGCCAGCGTTTCTCCGCTGATTTTGTGCTTAGCCTTCAGCGCTTGTGCCGTAGCGGCTGCTAGCTGGGCATTGGTCAGCTTACCGCCTGCTTTCAATGCGGCAAGCCCTTGCTTAGCTGCATACGCCAGCACATCAGCTTCTTGATAGTCCACGCCAGCCTCATAGCCAAGCGCCTTCAGCAGTACTCTGGCATATTGCTGCGCCGTGACAGCCTGCTGCGGCTCGAAGCGGCCATCCGTATCTGCAAGCCATCCGAGATGCGGGTGAGCCTTCAAATAGTTCACCAGCGGCTGAAGCACTTTGCCTGCTTTTGCCGCATCGGCGAAGGAGGCGGCTCCCGTGTAGCTAAGGGCTTCTTTTTCCAGACCCTTCAAACGGAGAAACAGTGTCGCGGCTTGTACGCGGGTTGCCTGCTGGCTCCAATATTTTTCGCTAATTGCTTTACCATTGCCTTTAATAATACCTTGATCCAGTAATGCCTGAATATCGGTGGATACATCAGCCGCAGCAGGCGCCGCTGCACTTGCATAGCTGTAAAACGGTATGCTTCCGAGTAAAACGGCGAGCAGCAAAGCAACAACGCTCATTTGTTTGACCTTCCCCATTGAACCTTCATCCTCTCTGTTATCATTTACCGCAATACCTGCTCGTACATTCTATGATGCCCGGTATGTTGTCACAGCCCTCCTTTATGATGCCTTCTTATTATAAGAAGTCGAATTCAATGCCACTACGACGATAACGACATCAGACATGTTCAAATCCGACTTATTGAAATCGCTTTCAAAATTAAGGTGATTTGAATGCACGGGCTTGTCTTAAATCTGACTAAACATTGGGAATGATTGTTTGTGGGGGCAGTCTTAGCATTTCCGTTCGATAAATGGCAAAGCCAAGCGGAAGGAGAGGTGCGCCCGCTGCTGGAGCAGCATAGGCGGCGCACCTCTTCCACTGTGCCGAATAATGGTGTGTACGAGGTGGATAGAGGGGGGAGGGGCGCATTCCTGAGAGCGTGCGTCCCTACTCTATTTTTTGATGCTGTGCCGAATAACCGCGTCACTTTGACGCTTGCAGCTTGTCTATCATTTGTGCAGGGCGCTTTTTAATGCGGCATGATATTCTTTTATAATTCTCTGGCTTATCTCTGCAAAAGGAAAATACTCCTCGGAACCATGAAAGCATCCGGGGTACAAATGAAATTCTGTCGGCACGCCAGCCTGCGTGAGCCTTGATACATAATGAATGGTTTCATCACGAAATGGATCTAAGTCACCGACGCAGGCGTAAGTGGGTGGAAGTCCTGACAAATCGACCGCACGTGCCGGAGCGGCATATAGAGATACGGGGTTTTCATTTCCCAAGTACATTTCCCAGCCCAATTGGCTTTTGGCTTTATTCCACACTCTATTATCTGTTATTTCATTACTGGACTGAGTAATGTTCCGATCGTCAAGCATTGGATAGAGAAGCATTTGGAACATGATAGAAGGGCCGTTCCTATCTCTTGCCAGCAGTGAGAGAGCAGCTGTTAATCCACCGCCAGCACTGGAACCCATTACAGCGATTTTGGATGAATCGCTCCCGAGTTCTTCCGCGTTTTCTGAAAACCATTTAAGAGCAGCGTAGCAATCCTCGAGTGGAGCAGGGAACGGATGCTCTGGAGCCAGCCGATAATCCACAGAAACGATAACACATTCGAGCTCCGATACCATTTGCTGTAAGGCAACGTCCATCATATCGGCGGAACCAAGAATATAGCCGCCACCGTGAATATAAAGAATGCCTGGAAGAGATTGATTTTTCACTCTCGGTTCGTATAGTTTAAGCCTCACTTCTGAATTTTCTGCTGTGCCTGGAACATGCCTTTCTGAGATTTGGACATCATTATTGACAGGCACTGCTGCTGACATACTGGCAACAAACTCAAGCATCTCGCTCCGTTTAGCCGCTAAATTCTCTTTCGTATAAAAGACGTCCGGCAATTCTAAAAACATATTTACAAGCTCCGGATGCAATCTCTTTTCCATTGTTTAATCATCCTTTGTGAAGCAAAATTTTTAATCGTCATTTAAGTGTCAGGCCTGTCTATTCAGCCACGCTGTTTGCCCGAGCAGGTTCCTCATGGTCTGCATGTACGTTTCTTCGGACTGAGTCCATCTCAGTCTTGCCGTTTCCTCCGAGTCTGGGCCTGCCAGATAGCGCAGCCGAGCAGACGGATCGCACGCAGCGGCGTAAACTTGATCGGCAGCCTGATTTTCATCAGCACATTCAAATGGATAGTTCATCATGGCGTTCATCATATGATCAAAATAAGACTTGTACGCTTGTGGAATGGATACATCTTGGGAGGCGGACATGGTGTTCGATGCGAAATTTGTAGTTTGCATGGAGCCGGGCTCTATGAGCTTGACGGAGATGTTTTGCGATTCCAGCTCGTACGATAGTGATTCCGATAGCCCTTCGATTGCATGTTTGGTTGCAACGTAGAACGATAAGAGCGGGTTTGATGTAAAGCCCACGTTCGAAGTGATATTGATGATGGTACCACTGCCTTGCTCGCGGAAATAAGGTGTAATCGCCTGAATAACAGCTATGACACCGAAGACATTGGTTTCGAAAATTTGACGAATAACATTCATAGGTGTTGCTTCAAATATCGAGAGGACGCTGATTCCGGCGTTGTTCACGACGGCATCAATTCGGCCGAACCTGGCGATCCCGGCAGCAATCGCTGCCTCGATGGTAGCGGGCTTAGTAACATCGAGTTCAGTTACGAAAATCCGTTCGGGATTTTCCTCTGTCAAGCGCTGGTCCGCTTTGCGCAT
This window encodes:
- a CDS encoding carboxylesterase family protein produces the protein MGKVKQMSVVALLLAVLLGSIPFYSYASAAAPAAADVSTDIQALLDQGIIKGNGKAISEKYWSQQATRVQAATLFLRLKGLEKEALSYTGAASFADAAKAGKVLQPLVNYLKAHPHLGWLADTDGRFEPQQAVTAQQYARVLLKALGYEAGVDYQEADVLAYAAKQGLAALKAGGKLTNAQLAAATAQALKAKHKISGETLASLLKKQAAQAPFVADVTQQTAYGTIKGAKDEASSTLSWLGVPYAKPPVGELRWQAPQAPAAWTSTLETSAFAANCTQLAAGKAAGSEDCLYLNIWRPADSSTSLPVLVFAHGGGNMTGSGKDFKGDLLAEATNSIVVSINYRLGALGFLHHPSLATGDAVQDSGNYGLLDIFQALKWVKDNIAGFGGDAANVTLSGQSAGGRDVMAAVISPLSQGLFQKAIVLSGGMTTATTADGDAKVNSVLAKLAVADGTAADEAAAAKWVTGQTAEQLAAYLRKQPAADLVQQFGGTAIRMAPFPHLFSDGTVLPAEGFDALKSGKYAQVPMILGSTATEFSAFALSDPAFAAGFADGSLLEDTVKGPQYAAAIKYGSELYSGFNAERAAEVLTARSGQPAVYAYRFAWGTQDGVISSALQQLIGATHGSDMDFILGRKAGIAAYFPDGYFSEQNEPGRNELTAAIHGYWKNFLYTGNPNASSLPAWTPWTAKDGANRILRLDASNEHQTIHMSNEYYKKADVLSRMETELPADTLKLLQESVLAGRFFW
- a CDS encoding SDR family oxidoreductase, giving the protein MTKTVLITGSSTGLGYATAKKFANEGWNVVATMRKADQRLTEENPERIFVTELDVTKPATIEAAIAAGIARFGRIDAVVNNAGISVLSIFEATPMNVIRQIFETNVFGVIAVIQAITPYFREQGSGTIINITSNVGFTSNPLLSFYVATKHAIEGLSESLSYELESQNISVKLIEPGSMQTTNFASNTMSASQDVSIPQAYKSYFDHMMNAMMNYPFECADENQAADQVYAAACDPSARLRYLAGPDSEETARLRWTQSEETYMQTMRNLLGQTAWLNRQA
- a CDS encoding alpha/beta hydrolase, coding for MEKRLHPELVNMFLELPDVFYTKENLAAKRSEMLEFVASMSAAVPVNNDVQISERHVPGTAENSEVRLKLYEPRVKNQSLPGILYIHGGGYILGSADMMDVALQQMVSELECVIVSVDYRLAPEHPFPAPLEDCYAALKWFSENAEELGSDSSKIAVMGSSAGGGLTAALSLLARDRNGPSIMFQMLLYPMLDDRNITQSSNEITDNRVWNKAKSQLGWEMYLGNENPVSLYAAPARAVDLSGLPPTYACVGDLDPFRDETIHYVSRLTQAGVPTEFHLYPGCFHGSEEYFPFAEISQRIIKEYHAALKSALHK